AACAGGAGTAATGAGATGATTCCATTTTCCTGTTCTTTTATTATTTGTAATTAGTAAATTATTAATTATTATATTTAAATATTTACTTCATTTCAATTTTTAATTAAGGAAATACTATATCAAAGCCGTCATGCAAAACAAGATTTATATTGTAGATGTGTCTAGGAAGTTTGACTATTATAATCTATATGGTGGTGAAACCTGTAAGTAATTTTTTAATTTGCCATATTCATAAAAACTATCGTAAAGCTTTATTTCTGTTTCTAAATGTTTTTTAAATATTTCTCTAGTATAAGCACTGTCACTTCTTTGATAAGCTGATAATTCTTGAAACATAGATGTAGATAAGCTTTCAATCAGTAAGCGATATATGAATCTATCATTAATTGTTTCATAATTTATCTTTGTATTAGAATCTTCGGGAGGTCTTTCAGGCATAATAATTGAAAATTCTTTACTTAATTTCTCTAAGTCTTTT
This genomic interval from Halanaerobiaceae bacterium ANBcell28 contains the following:
- a CDS encoding DUF3231 family protein, with amino-acid sequence MKINSFAEKMALLGKEADQKSTMITIGESYSIWNLLDKKYSAIITTQTLLEQVKDEEFKKIIANGLEVLLDQKKDLEKLSKEFSIIMPERPPEDSNTKINYETINDRFIYRLLIESLSTSMFQELSAYQRSDSAYTREIFKKHLETEIKLYDSFYEYGKLKNYLQVSPPYRL